From a single Calonectris borealis chromosome 19, bCalBor7.hap1.2, whole genome shotgun sequence genomic region:
- the CYB5D2 gene encoding neuferricin isoform X1, whose product MRRGAAAAALLCLGAAWLLGRGFDPRAWLLPPRGRLLSAAELARYRGAAGEPGLYLAVLGRVFDVERGRRHYGPGGAYSGLAGRDATRAFATGDFTQAGLVDDVSALSAGEMLTIRGWLSFYGDNYDPVGKLVGRFYDENGAPTEALRQAEAAIEEALKFQAESEQRKQQFPPCNSEWSSAEGSRFWCSRQSGGVNRDWTGVPRKLYRPGSRGSPCVCVRTTGPPWGQPDSSQHSDRGDLDNPHLEEYAGCHPLAEQCVLKAPPAARTLPTAL is encoded by the exons atgcggcggggcgcggcggcggcggcgctgctgtgCCTGGGGGCCGCCTGGCTGCTGGGCCGCGGGTTCGATCCCCGCGCCTGGCTGctgccgccccgcggccgcctgcTGAGCGCCGCCGAGCTGGCCCGGtaccgcggggcggcgggcgagcCCGGCCTCTACCTCGCCGTGCTGGGCCGCGTCTTCGACGTGGAGCGCGGCCGCAGGCACTACGGCCCCGGCGGCGCCTACAGCGGCCTCGCAG GGAGAGACGCCACCAGAGCGTTTGCCACCGGCGACTTCACCCAGGCGGGGCTGGTGGACGACGTCTCGGCGCTGTCGGCGGGCGAGATGCTCACCATCCGGGGCTGGCTCTCCTTCTACGGCGACAACTACGACCCCGTGG GGAAGCTGGTGGGCAGATTCTATGACGAAAATGGGGCACCGACAGAAGCCTTAAGGCAGGCTGAGGCTGCGATTGAGGAAGCTCTGAAGTTCCAAGCAGAAAGCGAGCAGAGGAAGCAGCAGTTTCCACCCTGCAACTCTGAGTGGAGCTCTGCTGAGGGCAGCCGATTCTGGTGCTCCAGACAGAG TGGGGGAGTGAACAGAGACTGGACTGGAGTCCCTCGGAAGCTGTACCGACCTGGTTCGAGGGGGAGTCCCTGTGTGTGCGTGAGGACTACTGGTCCCCCGTGGGGCCAGCCGGACTCCTCCCAGCACAGCGACAGAGGCGATCTGGACAACCCCCACCTGGAGGAATACGCCGGCTGCCATCCGCTGGCCGAGCAGTGCGTCCTAAAGGC TCCTCCAGCGGCCCGAACCCTGCCTACTGCGTTGTAG
- the CYB5D2 gene encoding neuferricin isoform X2 — MRRGAAAAALLCLGAAWLLGRGFDPRAWLLPPRGRLLSAAELARYRGAAGEPGLYLAVLGRVFDVERGRRHYGPGGAYSGLAGRDATRAFATGDFTQAGLVDDVSALSAGEMLTIRGWLSFYGDNYDPVGKLVGRFYDENGAPTEALRQAEAAIEEALKFQAESEQRKQQFPPCNSEWSSAEGSRFWCSRQSGGVNRDWTGVPRKLYRPGSRGSPCVCVRTTGPPWGQPDSSQHSDRGDLDNPHLEEYAGCHPLAEQCVLKA; from the exons atgcggcggggcgcggcggcggcggcgctgctgtgCCTGGGGGCCGCCTGGCTGCTGGGCCGCGGGTTCGATCCCCGCGCCTGGCTGctgccgccccgcggccgcctgcTGAGCGCCGCCGAGCTGGCCCGGtaccgcggggcggcgggcgagcCCGGCCTCTACCTCGCCGTGCTGGGCCGCGTCTTCGACGTGGAGCGCGGCCGCAGGCACTACGGCCCCGGCGGCGCCTACAGCGGCCTCGCAG GGAGAGACGCCACCAGAGCGTTTGCCACCGGCGACTTCACCCAGGCGGGGCTGGTGGACGACGTCTCGGCGCTGTCGGCGGGCGAGATGCTCACCATCCGGGGCTGGCTCTCCTTCTACGGCGACAACTACGACCCCGTGG GGAAGCTGGTGGGCAGATTCTATGACGAAAATGGGGCACCGACAGAAGCCTTAAGGCAGGCTGAGGCTGCGATTGAGGAAGCTCTGAAGTTCCAAGCAGAAAGCGAGCAGAGGAAGCAGCAGTTTCCACCCTGCAACTCTGAGTGGAGCTCTGCTGAGGGCAGCCGATTCTGGTGCTCCAGACAGAG TGGGGGAGTGAACAGAGACTGGACTGGAGTCCCTCGGAAGCTGTACCGACCTGGTTCGAGGGGGAGTCCCTGTGTGTGCGTGAGGACTACTGGTCCCCCGTGGGGCCAGCCGGACTCCTCCCAGCACAGCGACAGAGGCGATCTGGACAACCCCCACCTGGAGGAATACGCCGGCTGCCATCCGCTGGCCGAGCAGTGCGTCCTAAAGGCGTGA